The proteins below come from a single Acidobacteriota bacterium genomic window:
- a CDS encoding LacI family transcriptional regulator, with the protein MAGKLRVQELASRANVSVATVSRILNGSARVSQELQERVRKAAAEIGINLQDTTRSRTVAFVLGNRHMLHMFHSRVLAGAQDYCTAHGWDAIFLSYNYQPNVPWKELRFPQVLRRRDIIRAAILGGTHSENLLIALEHRGIPFAALGNNLLLNETAHVEYDVVYSNDLQSAYELTRYLQSLNHRNIWFVGNTKLPWFARCYSGYNRAMKDAGLMPRLSEFYSHDEEEVGYLAAKSILGGGQAVTAIFAGTDPAARGVYRAAREAGKHIPGDLSVVACNDTFGGLLSPPLTTIREFPELLGSQLVELVLSRIAEPELPPRQVTIPTEIIKRESCASLSTVPVHAVSKN; encoded by the coding sequence ATGGCAGGGAAATTAAGGGTCCAGGAACTTGCCAGTCGAGCCAATGTAAGCGTTGCAACCGTTTCGCGCATCCTGAACGGTTCAGCACGCGTTAGCCAGGAACTTCAGGAACGAGTGAGGAAAGCGGCAGCCGAAATTGGAATCAACCTCCAGGATACAACGCGATCGAGGACCGTCGCTTTCGTACTTGGCAACCGCCACATGCTTCACATGTTTCATTCCAGGGTCCTGGCCGGTGCGCAGGACTACTGCACGGCCCACGGGTGGGACGCGATTTTCCTCTCCTACAACTACCAGCCAAATGTCCCCTGGAAGGAACTGCGTTTCCCGCAGGTGTTGCGGAGGCGTGACATCATTCGGGCCGCCATCCTCGGCGGAACGCATTCAGAAAATCTCCTGATTGCTCTCGAGCATCGAGGGATTCCTTTTGCCGCACTGGGCAACAACCTTCTGCTGAATGAAACCGCGCACGTGGAATATGACGTCGTTTACTCCAACGATCTGCAAAGCGCTTACGAATTGACCCGATATCTGCAGAGCCTGAATCACCGGAATATCTGGTTTGTAGGCAATACGAAGCTTCCCTGGTTCGCCCGTTGCTACAGCGGGTATAACCGCGCCATGAAAGACGCCGGCTTGATGCCTCGCTTGAGCGAGTTTTACTCGCATGATGAGGAGGAAGTGGGTTACCTCGCAGCCAAATCGATTCTGGGAGGCGGCCAGGCGGTGACCGCCATTTTTGCCGGCACCGACCCTGCCGCGCGCGGGGTTTATCGGGCCGCCAGAGAGGCGGGGAAACACATCCCTGGCGATTTAAGCGTGGTTGCCTGCAATGACACTTTTGGAGGGCTGTTGAGCCCGCCGCTGACAACCATCAGGGAATTTCCGGAATTGCTAGGCAGCCAGCTTGTGGAACTTGTCCTCAGTCGGATTGCGGAACCGGAACTTCCGCCCCGGCAGGTGACGATCCCCACAGAGATTATCAAGCGCGAATCCTGCGCGTCTCTTTCGACGGTGCCAGTGCATGCTGTATCAAAGAATTAG
- a CDS encoding transmembrane prediction, which yields MKHRTALILFALAGALCCLSQSATGAGEPVQFQREGFEIHVTIGGKPFTTYYFNPEIAKPYLQPLRSAQGTVVTRSYPIGNTIPEANRHDSSLEPHQRPLYFDHGDVNGLDFWSEEAFNKFYGREGEGHAYGRMVFRKIDEMQGGPDSGTIQAEFDLISPYKRVIATETQIFTFRGDGNTRTIDCQFVVHAGRNPVVFGDTKEGTFGIRLAPELNSPPARMVDSKGAEGEKGIWGTRADWVNYDGAVKGEDLGIAVFDSPRSFRHPTYWHARGYGLFAANPFGLSFFTRDPRQDGSWTLHEGKSLLFRYRVFIHHGDYKQADVAGAYRKYAEQEK from the coding sequence ATGAAGCACAGGACCGCACTTATTCTATTTGCACTCGCGGGCGCTTTGTGTTGCCTTTCCCAATCCGCAACAGGGGCCGGGGAGCCCGTGCAGTTTCAACGGGAGGGGTTTGAGATCCACGTAACAATCGGCGGCAAGCCTTTCACGACCTATTACTTTAATCCTGAAATTGCCAAACCGTACCTGCAGCCTCTGCGCAGCGCACAGGGAACCGTCGTCACACGCAGCTACCCGATCGGAAACACCATCCCGGAAGCTAACCGCCACGACTCCTCGCTGGAGCCCCATCAGCGGCCGCTCTACTTTGATCATGGGGACGTCAACGGGCTGGATTTCTGGAGTGAGGAAGCCTTCAACAAATTCTATGGTCGGGAGGGCGAGGGCCATGCTTACGGGCGAATGGTGTTCCGCAAGATTGATGAAATGCAGGGTGGTCCCGATTCCGGGACGATCCAGGCTGAATTTGATCTGATCTCGCCCTATAAACGGGTGATTGCAACTGAGACCCAGATTTTTACTTTCCGTGGCGACGGAAACACCCGAACCATTGACTGCCAGTTTGTGGTCCATGCAGGCCGCAACCCTGTGGTGTTCGGCGATACCAAAGAAGGTACGTTCGGCATTCGCCTGGCGCCAGAGTTGAATTCGCCCCCGGCACGTATGGTCGATTCGAAGGGTGCGGAGGGAGAAAAGGGCATATGGGGGACGCGCGCGGATTGGGTAAACTACGACGGCGCCGTCAAGGGAGAGGACCTCGGTATCGCCGTTTTTGACAGCCCACGAAGCTTCCGCCATCCCACTTATTGGCACGCCCGCGGTTACGGCTTGTTTGCAGCAAACCCATTCGGACTCAGCTTTTTTACCCGCGACCCGAGACAAGACGGCAGTTGGACGTTGCATGAGGGCAAGTCTTTACTTTTTCGCTACCGCGTTTTCATTCACCACGGCGACTATAAGCAGGCCGACGTAGCAGGGGCCTACCGGAAATACGCTGAGCAGGAGAAGTGA
- a CDS encoding Gfo/Idh/MocA family oxidoreductase, which produces MSEESRKPEVSRRAFLKKSVGASAGLAALSSVSFITRPERIFGANDRVRVAICGVHGRGFDHVQNYAKIRNAEIAAICDIDENVSAQRAGQMEKMGIPRPKTYYDVRKLLEDKTIDAISIATPNHWHSLMAIWGCQAGKDVYVEKPCSHNLWEGQQLVQAANRYNRIVQHGTQSRSSKTAREAIQRVHDGEIGDIYLSRGLCYKWRDTIGRAAVAAVPAGVHYDLWTGPAPEHAFTHNRFHYNWHWFWYYGNGDLGNQGIHQVDVARWALGLGFPNRATALGGHFMFDDDQETPNTINCAFEYDMPDGKTRMLEFEVRHWITNGEAVVGAGNRPAAASDQPKLGPLAGSHNAIGNLFYGSKGYIALADGDEPENYRTWLGKEQQPGPHGQYDDDEVVHFQNFIDCVISRKKEDLNAPIEEGHMSCALVHLANASYRLKRTVNFNPETQEVVGDEEAAELVRDGGRGYRAPFTVPEEV; this is translated from the coding sequence ATGTCAGAAGAATCCAGAAAGCCGGAAGTGAGCCGCCGCGCTTTTCTCAAGAAAAGTGTGGGCGCTTCGGCAGGGTTGGCCGCGCTCTCGAGCGTCAGCTTTATCACGCGCCCGGAAAGAATTTTTGGCGCAAACGACCGCGTCCGTGTGGCTATCTGCGGCGTACATGGCCGGGGCTTCGACCACGTTCAGAACTATGCCAAGATCCGCAACGCGGAAATTGCCGCAATTTGCGACATTGATGAGAACGTGTCGGCCCAGCGCGCAGGGCAAATGGAGAAAATGGGAATACCTCGGCCGAAGACCTACTACGATGTGCGGAAGCTGCTTGAGGATAAAACCATCGACGCCATATCAATTGCTACGCCGAACCACTGGCATTCGCTGATGGCCATCTGGGGATGCCAGGCCGGTAAAGACGTTTATGTTGAGAAGCCCTGTTCGCACAACCTGTGGGAAGGGCAGCAGCTGGTGCAGGCGGCCAACCGTTACAACCGGATTGTCCAGCACGGCACCCAGTCGCGTTCCAGCAAGACGGCGCGGGAAGCAATCCAACGGGTCCACGACGGCGAGATCGGAGATATCTACCTGAGCCGTGGCCTGTGCTACAAGTGGCGCGATACGATTGGGCGTGCTGCCGTCGCCGCGGTTCCCGCCGGGGTGCATTACGACCTGTGGACCGGCCCAGCTCCGGAGCACGCCTTTACCCACAACCGCTTTCACTACAACTGGCACTGGTTCTGGTACTACGGGAATGGCGACCTGGGGAACCAGGGAATCCATCAGGTGGATGTGGCGCGCTGGGCCCTTGGACTTGGCTTCCCCAACCGGGCAACTGCTTTGGGCGGCCACTTCATGTTTGACGACGACCAGGAGACTCCTAACACGATTAACTGCGCCTTTGAGTATGACATGCCCGACGGCAAGACCCGCATGCTGGAATTTGAAGTGCGGCACTGGATCACCAACGGCGAAGCTGTGGTGGGGGCGGGGAACAGGCCGGCTGCCGCGAGCGACCAACCTAAACTGGGACCTTTGGCCGGGAGCCATAATGCTATTGGCAACCTGTTCTACGGCTCGAAAGGTTACATCGCACTTGCGGACGGCGACGAACCCGAAAATTACAGGACCTGGCTGGGTAAGGAACAGCAGCCCGGTCCGCATGGGCAGTACGATGATGATGAGGTCGTCCACTTCCAGAATTTTATCGATTGCGTCATCAGCCGGAAGAAAGAAGACTTGAACGCGCCCATTGAAGAAGGACATATGTCCTGCGCGCTGGTACATCTGGCGAACGCCTCCTACCGGCTCAAGCGTACCGTGAACTTTAATCCCGAGACGCAGGAGGTTGTGGGAGACGAGGAGGCGGCTGAACTGGTGCGAGACGGCGGACGTGGCTATCGCGCGCCCTTCACAGTTCCTGAAGAGGTCTGA
- a CDS encoding glucosamine-6-phosphate deaminase produces MSTSSIIRSLQVDRLKVEAYESIEAMGKAAAESAAESIRALAARNDTVAVIFATGASQMATLDALTSIPGLPWDKVVGFHMDEYLGIPDDHPASFRRYLRERLTSKVKMRRFYGVDGTSGDPEETCRNYAQLLRELNPQLCLLGIGENGHLAFNDPAEADFEDPLDIKIVSLDTECRQQQVNEGWFPNLAAVPTRAITLTIPTLLRVPRLIASVPGERKAHIVHRTLTEEISTRCPATIMRNHPNTTVYLDPASSTELPQ; encoded by the coding sequence ATGAGCACGAGCAGCATTATCAGGTCTCTTCAAGTGGATCGTTTGAAAGTTGAGGCGTATGAAAGTATCGAGGCGATGGGCAAGGCCGCGGCGGAGTCCGCCGCCGAGAGCATTCGCGCCCTGGCAGCACGGAACGATACGGTCGCTGTGATTTTCGCTACAGGGGCTTCCCAGATGGCAACTCTCGATGCCTTGACGTCCATTCCCGGGTTACCCTGGGACAAGGTCGTAGGTTTTCATATGGACGAGTATCTCGGCATTCCGGACGACCATCCGGCGTCATTCCGCCGCTATTTGCGCGAACGGCTGACCAGCAAGGTGAAAATGCGCCGGTTTTACGGTGTTGACGGTACCAGCGGTGATCCCGAAGAAACATGCCGGAACTACGCACAACTGCTGCGGGAACTCAATCCGCAATTGTGCCTGCTGGGGATCGGCGAAAACGGGCACCTGGCCTTTAACGATCCGGCTGAGGCGGACTTCGAAGATCCGCTCGACATCAAGATCGTTTCGCTCGACACGGAATGCCGCCAGCAGCAGGTGAACGAAGGCTGGTTTCCAAATCTCGCGGCGGTCCCCACGCGCGCGATCACGCTGACCATTCCGACGTTGCTTCGCGTGCCGCGGCTGATCGCTTCGGTTCCCGGCGAGCGGAAGGCGCACATTGTCCACCGGACGCTGACTGAAGAGATTTCAACCCGCTGCCCGGCAACGATTATGAGGAATCATCCCAACACCACGGTCTATCTGGACCCGGCCTCGTCCACCGAACTCCCGCAATAG
- a CDS encoding MFS transporter codes for MRDAMNPKPIKRLRWFIVWTLFCSTVINYINRQTLSVLAPVIMQHFHMTHEDYSYVVSAFQVAYAGMWLIGGIIIDIIGTRRGLTVAMIWWSLSSMVHSLASSVFSLAIFRFMLGIGEGFNWPGASKTVAEWFPAEERGLAVAIFDSGSSVGAVIAPPFVAFIAYEFGWRYSFVAAGLLGFLWLIPWLFFYHPFNSHPRLGEEERKMIQERRGTPRASTLKGAKRWLTLLKERNVWGIVLGRSLTDPIWWFYVFWLPAYLSEARGFSLKEIGAFAWIPFLAADIGNFTGGFATGFFIKRGMPVIRSRKLVCILSSLPILAGIPAAMTHSAISALLLISLATWGYASWSTMGLTFPSDLFPQDVVASVTGLSGLGAGLVSTAFTLLIGYIVDKFSYFPAFVAAGTVPLLATAVVLILIRAPESGKNELPAN; via the coding sequence ATGCGAGACGCCATGAATCCCAAACCGATTAAGCGCCTGCGATGGTTTATCGTCTGGACGCTATTCTGCTCTACGGTGATCAATTACATCAACCGGCAGACCCTTTCCGTCCTCGCTCCCGTGATCATGCAGCATTTCCACATGACCCACGAGGATTACTCCTACGTTGTGTCGGCATTCCAGGTTGCATACGCGGGCATGTGGCTGATCGGCGGCATCATCATTGACATCATCGGCACGCGGCGCGGGCTGACGGTGGCCATGATCTGGTGGTCGCTTTCCAGCATGGTGCATTCACTGGCCAGTTCTGTTTTTTCGCTTGCTATCTTTCGCTTTATGCTGGGAATCGGCGAGGGCTTCAACTGGCCGGGAGCCAGCAAGACCGTGGCGGAGTGGTTTCCCGCTGAAGAACGAGGGCTTGCCGTGGCCATCTTCGACAGCGGGTCGAGCGTAGGAGCAGTCATCGCGCCGCCCTTCGTTGCCTTTATCGCCTATGAGTTTGGATGGCGTTACTCGTTTGTGGCCGCAGGCCTTCTGGGCTTCCTATGGCTCATTCCGTGGCTGTTTTTTTATCATCCCTTCAACTCACATCCCCGTTTGGGCGAGGAGGAGCGGAAAATGATCCAGGAACGCCGGGGCACGCCACGGGCCTCGACGCTTAAGGGAGCCAAACGCTGGCTGACTCTGCTGAAGGAAAGGAACGTCTGGGGCATTGTTCTGGGGCGCTCTCTCACTGATCCGATCTGGTGGTTTTACGTGTTCTGGCTTCCCGCGTACCTCAGCGAGGCCCGCGGCTTCAGCCTGAAAGAGATTGGCGCGTTTGCCTGGATCCCTTTTCTTGCCGCCGACATTGGAAACTTTACCGGAGGTTTTGCGACGGGCTTCTTTATTAAGCGCGGAATGCCCGTCATCCGCTCGCGCAAGCTGGTTTGCATTTTGAGTTCGCTGCCGATCCTTGCCGGCATCCCTGCCGCCATGACTCATAGCGCAATTTCCGCCCTGTTACTCATCAGTCTGGCCACCTGGGGGTATGCAAGCTGGTCCACCATGGGGCTGACATTTCCCTCCGATCTGTTTCCGCAGGACGTTGTCGCCTCTGTCACCGGCCTCAGCGGGCTGGGCGCGGGACTGGTGAGCACCGCTTTTACGCTTCTAATCGGATACATCGTTGACAAATTCTCTTATTTCCCCGCTTTCGTAGCTGCCGGTACGGTTCCACTCCTGGCGACGGCCGTTGTCCTGATTCTCATCCGGGCTCCCGAAAGTGGAAAGAACGAGCTACCTGCAAACTGA
- a CDS encoding NAD(P)/FAD-dependent oxidoreductase, producing MIDRADAIVVGAGPAGSTAAKLLADRGYSTLLIDRSNFPRHKTCASWINRLAFERFAYLRNSLSDLVENPFYGVAFYDRVVEREARYMESQPSGYLSLRSKFDDGLRRIAMDAGARFMGGSALADLLEEREGVRVRLEDGREMTGRVLIGADGASSRVAMKADLRKGWSPGDYVLCANTDVPFSPERISTFYGRRFPFRVFLEYGGIQGYGWVFPKRRHVCIGIGALLKNGRSIRPLFREFVRTLRAGNHVPGDLPKEKIYFDLDPVGGVYRLPALVRGRVMLIGDAAGFVSGSTGEGIYPAMVSAEVAVDLIHQALKNPSPAAVLETFNTKWRTELGDYVKRLPGGEREGQTRGRIEMIFKFPLVPRIAGRAFLYGERPSIATLLRSF from the coding sequence ATGATTGATCGTGCAGATGCCATCGTGGTTGGGGCGGGGCCGGCCGGCTCCACCGCAGCCAAGTTGCTGGCGGACCGCGGCTACTCCACGCTTCTTATCGACCGTTCGAATTTTCCGCGTCACAAGACCTGCGCAAGCTGGATCAACCGGCTGGCATTTGAACGATTTGCCTATCTCCGGAATTCACTTTCAGACCTGGTTGAGAATCCTTTCTACGGTGTGGCGTTTTATGACCGGGTTGTCGAGAGAGAGGCCCGCTACATGGAAAGCCAGCCGTCCGGCTATCTGTCATTACGATCGAAATTTGACGATGGACTGCGCCGCATCGCGATGGACGCAGGTGCGCGATTCATGGGCGGCTCGGCGCTTGCCGACCTGCTGGAGGAGCGAGAAGGCGTCCGTGTCCGGCTTGAGGATGGCAGGGAAATGACAGGGCGCGTCCTGATCGGCGCGGATGGAGCCTCCAGCCGGGTGGCTATGAAGGCGGACCTGCGCAAGGGCTGGTCGCCCGGCGATTATGTGCTGTGCGCAAACACTGATGTTCCTTTTTCGCCTGAGCGCATCAGCACGTTTTATGGCCGCAGGTTTCCATTCCGTGTGTTTCTGGAATACGGGGGTATTCAAGGCTACGGCTGGGTCTTTCCCAAGCGGCGGCACGTTTGCATCGGCATTGGCGCCCTTCTGAAGAACGGTCGCTCGATTCGGCCGCTTTTTCGCGAGTTTGTGCGCACGCTTCGAGCGGGAAACCATGTCCCCGGCGACCTACCGAAGGAGAAAATCTATTTTGATCTCGACCCGGTCGGAGGCGTTTATCGCCTTCCCGCCCTGGTGCGCGGCCGTGTGATGTTGATTGGCGATGCGGCCGGTTTTGTTTCCGGGTCAACGGGAGAAGGAATTTACCCGGCCATGGTGAGCGCGGAGGTTGCGGTTGATCTCATTCACCAGGCGTTGAAAAACCCTTCGCCCGCAGCCGTGCTTGAAACGTTCAATACGAAATGGCGCACCGAACTGGGCGACTATGTTAAAAGGTTGCCGGGAGGCGAGCGAGAAGGCCAGACCCGCGGCCGTATTGAAATGATTTTCAAGTTCCCGCTCGTCCCTCGTATTGCAGGCCGGGCATTTCTGTATGGGGAAAGGCCGTCGATTGCAACCCTCCTGCGCTCGTTTTAA
- a CDS encoding YceI family protein encodes MIGRLKTHNAGFDVFQGPCGRPLRTYGIFIQNRFCECVATIVGRQAPLLFLLALALSLACPRTLPAQASDSYRINTKESKIEILLYRGGLLSAFGDNHLINLTHFSGKVNLSHMDGWNAVLSGDAASLKVIDPWGSPAERKEVEDTMLGPTQLDVKNFPSIKLRSVSFDPTAQDTAWRLWAEVELHGVTRKIQFSLDCHQIGEKLQIQGKRMFKLTDFNIQPFSAAFGAVKIKNDFEVTYNIVLDRVH; translated from the coding sequence GTGATTGGTCGATTGAAAACACATAACGCCGGGTTTGATGTCTTTCAGGGCCCCTGCGGCAGGCCGCTGCGAACATACGGAATTTTTATTCAAAACAGGTTTTGCGAGTGTGTGGCGACGATCGTTGGCCGACAGGCGCCTCTGCTGTTCTTACTGGCTCTGGCCTTGTCTCTGGCCTGCCCGAGAACGTTGCCGGCGCAGGCCTCTGATTCCTACCGGATAAATACGAAGGAGAGCAAGATTGAAATTCTCCTCTACAGAGGGGGGCTTCTGAGCGCATTTGGAGACAATCACCTGATTAACCTGACGCACTTCTCAGGTAAAGTGAATCTCTCGCACATGGACGGCTGGAACGCTGTCTTGTCGGGTGACGCCGCTTCCCTGAAAGTGATCGACCCGTGGGGAAGTCCTGCCGAGCGCAAGGAAGTGGAGGACACCATGCTCGGACCCACGCAGCTTGATGTTAAGAACTTCCCTTCGATCAAGCTTCGGTCGGTCTCATTTGATCCCACCGCTCAGGACACGGCCTGGCGCCTCTGGGCCGAAGTCGAGCTCCACGGCGTGACACGCAAGATACAATTTTCACTGGATTGTCATCAAATTGGAGAGAAATTGCAAATTCAGGGAAAAAGGATGTTCAAATTGACTGATTTCAACATCCAACCTTTTAGCGCCGCATTCGGTGCAGTCAAGATAAAAAATGATTTTGAGGTCACTTACAACATCGTCCTCGACCGCGTCCACTGA
- a CDS encoding beta-ketoacyl-[acyl-carrier-protein] synthase family protein, protein MSGRVVVTGIGAVSPNGLGREVFWEASCQGRSGIRRIQRFDPSSLSVQIAGEVVGFEPTRYISEKDASNVSRVVPLAIAATHEAVSDAGLDPSMMTLDERRRVAVLLGSGGGGQEFVEHQFELYYSGQARQCSVYTIPSATLGTLASEISMHFGFRGFSHLISTGCTSSTDAIGYAAQNIRCGMADVVVCGGADAPLAPLIMKGFSLMRILTSSWNNQPERGSRPFSADRDGFVIGEGAWMFVLESFEHAHDRGAHIYGEISGYGSTCEAFHRVRLEENGEEPARAMRLAMEQARIGPDQVDYVNLHGTSTVLNDRIETRALKVALGKRAYHVPASALKSLIGHPQGASGAAGLAATLLAMRDGRAAPTLNVDVPDPDCDLDYVPHQSRQIEIEHAICNCIAFGSKNSALVVSRTA, encoded by the coding sequence TTGAGCGGCCGCGTTGTGGTTACAGGCATCGGCGCTGTAAGCCCCAACGGCCTGGGCCGCGAGGTCTTCTGGGAGGCAAGCTGCCAGGGCAGGAGCGGCATTCGTCGCATCCAGCGCTTTGATCCATCATCACTCAGTGTTCAGATCGCCGGCGAAGTCGTTGGGTTTGAACCGACTCGCTACATCAGCGAGAAAGACGCCTCCAACGTCAGCCGCGTCGTACCGCTGGCGATTGCGGCCACCCATGAAGCCGTCTCTGACGCCGGACTCGATCCGTCAATGATGACGCTGGACGAACGGCGCCGCGTCGCCGTTCTTCTGGGCTCGGGCGGCGGCGGCCAGGAATTTGTCGAGCATCAATTTGAACTCTACTATTCCGGGCAGGCGCGCCAGTGCAGTGTCTACACGATTCCTTCGGCGACCCTCGGTACGCTTGCCAGTGAAATCTCCATGCACTTCGGCTTTCGCGGATTCAGCCACCTCATCTCAACCGGCTGTACTTCATCAACCGATGCAATCGGGTATGCCGCGCAGAACATCCGGTGCGGGATGGCGGATGTGGTGGTGTGCGGCGGGGCTGACGCTCCTCTGGCCCCGCTGATCATGAAAGGTTTTTCCCTGATGCGCATCCTCACTTCCTCATGGAACAATCAGCCGGAACGCGGCTCACGCCCGTTTTCGGCAGACCGTGACGGCTTTGTGATAGGCGAAGGCGCATGGATGTTTGTTCTGGAAAGTTTTGAGCATGCGCATGACCGGGGAGCGCACATCTACGGTGAGATTTCGGGCTACGGCTCTACCTGCGAAGCATTCCACCGGGTGCGCCTGGAAGAAAACGGTGAAGAGCCGGCGCGCGCCATGCGCCTGGCAATGGAGCAGGCAAGGATCGGCCCGGACCAGGTGGACTATGTGAATCTTCACGGCACCTCCACCGTGCTCAACGACCGCATCGAGACCCGGGCCCTCAAGGTGGCCCTCGGCAAACGGGCCTACCATGTGCCGGCGTCTGCGCTTAAGTCCTTGATCGGCCATCCCCAGGGGGCTTCCGGCGCTGCCGGGCTTGCAGCAACGTTGCTGGCCATGCGCGACGGACGGGCCGCTCCCACGCTCAACGTCGACGTGCCCGACCCGGACTGCGACCTGGACTATGTGCCGCATCAGTCGCGGCAAATTGAAATTGAACACGCCATTTGCAACTGCATTGCGTTCGGGTCAAAAAACTCTGCGTTGGTTGTTTCGCGGACGGCGTAG